The following proteins are encoded in a genomic region of Desulfuromonas acetoxidans DSM 684:
- a CDS encoding HPP family protein: protein MTFHDSLWSFLSGTFGILVIFGLTELLDFPLLIGSFGASAVLLFGAADSPLAQPRNVIAGHVVSAVVAVCVVALLGTGQLAIAVAVGLAIFVMNVTHTTHPPGGATALIGVQGGAGPEYIVIPVLLGALILLLTALITNNLVYHRKYPKHWF, encoded by the coding sequence ATGACATTTCACGATTCATTGTGGAGCTTCCTTAGTGGGACGTTCGGTATTTTGGTCATTTTTGGGCTTACCGAGCTGTTGGATTTTCCGTTGCTGATTGGTTCCTTTGGAGCTTCTGCTGTTCTTTTATTCGGCGCTGCAGACTCACCTTTGGCGCAACCGCGTAACGTGATTGCCGGACATGTTGTTTCCGCTGTGGTTGCCGTCTGTGTGGTAGCGCTTTTGGGTACCGGCCAACTTGCCATTGCCGTGGCCGTTGGGCTAGCTATTTTTGTCATGAACGTAACCCACACAACGCATCCTCCGGGAGGTGCCACGGCTTTGATCGGTGTGCAAGGAGGCGCAGGGCCGGAATATATTGTTATTCCCGTGCTCCTCGGAGCGTTAATCCTGCTGTTGACGGCTCTCATAACAAACAATCTGGTTTATCACCGGAAATATCCGAAACACTGGTTTTGA
- a CDS encoding STAS domain-containing protein, translating to MYELERKSIQNSEGGPCQVLAVRGNLGIAVVRKLKDDLLALLKNNDSVVIDLTEVSDIDYSILQLMCSANKYAQKHGKTFKLTGQNAHVVMVEAQSVGYFRAEGCKDAKDPTRCLWLAETSA from the coding sequence ATGTACGAATTAGAACGTAAAAGCATCCAAAATAGTGAGGGAGGTCCCTGTCAGGTCCTCGCTGTCCGCGGTAACCTGGGGATTGCTGTCGTCCGCAAGCTTAAGGATGATCTGCTTGCACTATTGAAAAACAATGATTCTGTCGTGATTGATTTAACTGAAGTTAGTGATATCGATTACAGCATTTTACAACTGATGTGTTCTGCCAATAAATACGCCCAAAAGCACGGTAAAACCTTTAAACTGACAGGACAAAATGCTCACGTTGTTATGGTCGAAGCGCAATCCGTCGGGTATTTTCGCGCCGAAGGCTGCAAGGACGCCAAAGATCCGACACGATGTTTGTGGTTAGCGGAAACCTCCGCTTAA
- a CDS encoding 4Fe-4S binding protein translates to MQIKLNIEKMTVVRSIVQWSFFVWILIIGIQFGFFVRHFAMKGESFFVNRPAGVEGFLPIGALASLKHWLYTGQVDRIHPAALVLFLTFLAMSLLAKKSFCSWLCPVGTVSEGLWKFGKWLFGRSFHMWGWLDLLLRGGKYLLLLFFVKILVLDMPVYALEQFLQTPYWAISDVKMLYFFTNMSLTTIFVLLLLAGFSLFYKNFWCRYLCPYGALLGLISFFSPLKIRRNVLTCTDCGLCSRACPSRLNVHRLKTVSSPECSGCLSCVDACPTAAVQMKLSLWSASLPRWTFPVVVLVVYAGGVTLGMVTGHWDSSLGYEDYQRLIPMTNFLSH, encoded by the coding sequence ATGCAAATTAAGTTGAACATTGAAAAAATGACGGTTGTACGCTCGATTGTGCAATGGAGCTTCTTTGTCTGGATTTTGATTATTGGAATCCAGTTTGGTTTTTTTGTCAGACATTTTGCGATGAAGGGAGAGTCCTTCTTTGTCAATAGACCTGCAGGCGTTGAAGGGTTTTTACCCATTGGCGCGCTGGCAAGTTTAAAACACTGGCTGTATACGGGTCAGGTTGACCGGATTCATCCGGCAGCCTTGGTTCTTTTTCTCACATTTTTAGCAATGAGTTTGTTGGCAAAAAAATCATTTTGCTCCTGGCTCTGTCCGGTCGGTACCGTTTCCGAGGGACTCTGGAAGTTTGGCAAGTGGCTCTTCGGGCGCAGTTTTCATATGTGGGGATGGTTGGATTTATTGTTACGCGGGGGGAAATATCTCCTGTTGCTGTTTTTCGTCAAAATCCTGGTACTTGATATGCCTGTTTATGCTCTTGAACAGTTTTTGCAAACACCCTACTGGGCGATCAGTGATGTCAAAATGCTTTACTTTTTTACTAATATGTCGCTGACGACCATATTTGTTCTTCTTCTATTGGCGGGGTTCTCTCTTTTCTATAAAAATTTCTGGTGTCGCTACCTGTGCCCTTATGGTGCCTTGCTGGGATTGATCAGTTTTTTCAGTCCGTTGAAAATCCGTCGCAATGTTTTGACTTGTACTGATTGTGGTCTTTGCAGTCGCGCCTGCCCGTCTCGATTGAACGTTCACCGTCTTAAAACCGTCAGTAGTCCTGAATGCTCTGGCTGTCTTTCCTGTGTTGATGCCTGCCCGACTGCGGCCGTACAGATGAAACTTTCACTCTGGTCAGCTTCACTGCCGCGTTGGACTTTTCCTGTTGTCGTTTTGGTTGTTTATGCCGGTGGAGTTACTCTCGGAATGGTAACGGGGCACTGGGATAGTTCGTTAGGTTACGAGGACTATCAGCGCTTGATTCCGATGACGAATTTTTTGAGCCATTGA
- a CDS encoding sigma-54 interaction domain-containing protein: MDSFEMMDISVFQTILASMGEGLVFADQDDTIRFINAAAEKIRGIRAHKFLGRQLLDMHTPRARAPLSQLLIKLKKGELNHSTRTIRVKKKFFENTYYPIRNSSGVYTGTLMVSRDVTEKSQLKDENEKLRRQLLAGEGLAGMMGKSAAMKTVFKTILATAKLDSTMLITGESGTGKELVARALHELSTRKNGPMININCAALPENLLEAELFGYEKGSFTGAGQARSGKFEQADGGTLFLDEIGEMSLSAQTKLLRVLQEKKVQRIGGEKEIRINVRIVAATNRDLREEMEKGHFREDLFFRLNVIPVQLPPLRERREDILPLANLFLAKFSTAMHKPLKKMRKETIQALLRYPFPGNIRELENVLERAVALCQDGDLAPEDLPDEITRTAATVSQGAALMDEGLTVTMQHLEQQIVSDAIRRANGRKNEAAKLLKISRKTLWEKLKKWQET, translated from the coding sequence TTGGACTCTTTTGAGATGATGGATATTTCTGTTTTTCAGACCATTTTAGCAAGCATGGGAGAGGGGCTGGTTTTTGCTGATCAGGATGACACGATCCGCTTCATCAATGCCGCAGCCGAAAAGATCCGCGGTATCCGCGCGCACAAATTTCTTGGTCGACAACTTTTGGATATGCACACCCCGCGAGCCAGAGCGCCCCTATCCCAATTGTTAATCAAGTTGAAGAAAGGCGAACTTAATCATTCCACGCGTACGATTCGAGTGAAAAAAAAATTCTTTGAAAATACCTACTACCCAATCCGTAATAGCTCTGGAGTTTATACCGGCACTTTGATGGTCAGCCGAGATGTCACTGAAAAAAGCCAACTAAAAGATGAAAACGAGAAATTACGTCGCCAGCTTCTGGCCGGAGAGGGCCTTGCCGGAATGATGGGCAAAAGCGCTGCAATGAAAACCGTCTTCAAGACCATTTTGGCGACAGCCAAACTTGATTCTACCATGTTAATTACCGGCGAAAGTGGTACCGGCAAAGAACTGGTTGCCCGGGCGTTACATGAATTAAGCACCAGAAAAAACGGACCCATGATTAACATCAACTGTGCCGCGCTTCCAGAGAACCTCCTTGAGGCAGAACTCTTCGGCTATGAAAAAGGCTCGTTTACTGGAGCAGGTCAGGCGCGTTCTGGTAAATTTGAACAAGCCGATGGTGGCACCCTCTTTCTGGATGAAATTGGCGAAATGTCCTTGTCCGCCCAAACAAAACTACTGCGGGTGTTACAAGAAAAGAAGGTGCAACGGATCGGGGGAGAAAAAGAGATCCGTATCAATGTTCGTATTGTTGCGGCCACCAACAGAGATTTGCGTGAAGAGATGGAAAAAGGCCATTTCAGAGAGGATTTGTTTTTCCGACTCAATGTCATACCGGTTCAACTACCACCGCTTCGGGAACGACGTGAAGATATTTTGCCGCTAGCCAATCTTTTTCTCGCTAAATTCTCCACCGCGATGCATAAACCCCTGAAAAAGATGCGTAAAGAAACCATCCAGGCACTTTTGCGCTACCCTTTCCCTGGCAACATCCGTGAACTTGAAAATGTTTTAGAACGCGCAGTAGCGCTTTGTCAGGATGGCGACCTCGCTCCTGAAGATTTACCGGATGAAATCACGCGGACCGCCGCCACTGTTTCACAGGGGGCAGCCCTTATGGACGAGGGACTGACAGTGACTATGCAACACCTAGAACAGCAGATCGTTAGCGACGCTATACGCCGAGCGAACGGCAGAAAAAATGAGGCGGCAAAGCTGTTAAAAATATCGCGAAAAACATTGTGGGAAAAACTGAAAAAATGGCAAGAAACGTAA
- a CDS encoding CGGC domain-containing protein: MTEIKEKTYLVIVQCHIVQERCSGFHCEKALHDRTGSFAVYPETINFRSLSLTCGGCCGRALHRKLTNLIRQAQKRDGISKEDIVVHLSSCITKDNYHAPTCPHLDYLKTLIGKLGLDLVEDTWISKTAEKRRQEGLYRNNQCMKETPHG; this comes from the coding sequence ATGACCGAGATCAAGGAAAAGACATATCTGGTGATTGTACAGTGCCACATCGTTCAAGAGCGTTGTTCAGGTTTTCATTGCGAAAAGGCTCTGCATGATCGAACCGGTAGTTTTGCCGTATATCCCGAAACCATAAATTTTCGCAGTCTCTCATTGACGTGTGGCGGCTGCTGCGGCCGAGCACTTCATCGAAAACTGACGAACTTGATACGTCAGGCACAAAAGCGTGACGGGATCAGTAAAGAGGACATTGTTGTGCATCTTTCTTCTTGTATCACTAAAGACAATTATCATGCGCCAACATGCCCCCATCTCGATTACCTGAAAACTCTGATCGGCAAGCTTGGGCTTGATCTGGTCGAAGATACCTGGATCAGTAAAACGGCTGAAAAGAGGCGCCAGGAAGGCCTTTACCGTAACAATCAATGCATGAAGGAGACGCCCCATGGTTAA